TAGAGTGTGGTAAATTTGGAGTAGATGCAATGGCACTTTTAGATAAAGCCAATACAGAAACTTACGGAAATCCTGAAATAACAAAAGTTAATATAGGAACTAGAAACAATCCTGCAATATTAATAAGTGGACATGATTTAAAGGATATAGAAGAGCTTTTAAAACAAACAGAGGGAACTGGAGTAGATGTTTATACTCACAGCGAAATGCTTCCAGCAAATTACTATCCAGCATTTAAAAAGTATTCTCACTTTGTAGGGAACTATGGAAATGCATGGTGGAAACAAACAGAAGAGTTTGAAAGCTTTAATGGACCAATATTAATGACTACAAACTGTATAGTTCCTCCAAAAGCATCATACATTGATAGAATGTACACAACAGGTGTAACAGGTTATCCAGGAGTTAAACACATTGAAAATGGAGAGCCAAAAGATTTCTCTCAAATAATAGAACATGCTAAAAAATGTGCAGCACCAACAGAAATAGAAAAAGGAGAAATAATTGGAGGCTTTGCACATAATCAAGTTATAGCATTAGCTGACAAGGTTGTAGATGCAGTAGAATCAGGAGCAATCAAGAGATTTTATGTAATGGCAGGCTGTGACGGTAGAGCAAAAACAAGAAATTACTACACTGATTTTGCAAAAGCACTTCCAAAGGATGCGGTTATACTTACAGCAGGTTGTGCTAAGTATAAATATAATAAGCTTGACCTTGGAGACATAGGTGGTATTCCAAGAGTACTTGATGCTGGACAATGTAATGATTCATATTCATTAGTAGTAATAGCACTTAAGCTTAAAGAAGTATTTGGACTTGAAGATGTAAATGAACTTCCTATATCATACAATATAGCTTGGTATGAGCAAAAAGCTGTAATAGTACTTCTTGCACTATTATATGTTGGAGTTAAAAACATTCATCTCGGACCAACACTTCCAGCATTCTTATCAGCAAATGTAGCAAAGGTTTTAGTTGATAACTTTGGAATAGGTGGAATAACTAACGTAGAAGATGATATAAAAATGTTTGAAAACATGTAATAAAACAGGTAAAAAAAAAGCTGCAAACTAAGAAATTAGGATGCAGCTTTTTTTTTGCATTTTAATTGGCTAAATACGCCTAATAATTGAGTTTAATTTATTTTTCAATTCTACTAAAAAACGAAATGCAAATTTGAGAAAAAAAGGGTGTAGAGGGTGGAAAATTTGAAAAAATAATGTTATTATGATATATGGTTTACTTAGGAAACCTATAGTTTAGAATTTACATAAATATG
The Clostridium felsineum DSM 794 DNA segment above includes these coding regions:
- the hcp gene encoding hydroxylamine reductase; the protein is MSMFCYQCQEAAGCKGCTVRGVCGKTEDLAKKQDLLIYTLKVVSLYNVEARKLGSVNKEVDNFVIDSLFATITNANFDEDIFTERIEKGIEYKEELKKQLKEKGFDKELNEKNDAVGVLSTENEDIRSLRELLTYGIKGIAAYLKHARNLSYEDSNIQGFVAKALAATLDDTLGADELVKLALECGKFGVDAMALLDKANTETYGNPEITKVNIGTRNNPAILISGHDLKDIEELLKQTEGTGVDVYTHSEMLPANYYPAFKKYSHFVGNYGNAWWKQTEEFESFNGPILMTTNCIVPPKASYIDRMYTTGVTGYPGVKHIENGEPKDFSQIIEHAKKCAAPTEIEKGEIIGGFAHNQVIALADKVVDAVESGAIKRFYVMAGCDGRAKTRNYYTDFAKALPKDAVILTAGCAKYKYNKLDLGDIGGIPRVLDAGQCNDSYSLVVIALKLKEVFGLEDVNELPISYNIAWYEQKAVIVLLALLYVGVKNIHLGPTLPAFLSANVAKVLVDNFGIGGITNVEDDIKMFENM